In one window of Lathamus discolor isolate bLatDis1 unplaced genomic scaffold, bLatDis1.hap1 Scaffold_70, whole genome shotgun sequence DNA:
- the ABCF1 gene encoding ATP-binding cassette sub-family F member 1 produces the protein MRPKAPMRIQGPKAGRTSSQPCGMRMRKMRPKSPEGQRTPRGGGGGEEGRARRPRQQEGEEEMKKQMEYERQVATIKAAAAAGEEDFSVSQAELSSRQAMLENASDIKLEKFSISAHGKELYVNADLYIVAGRRYGLVGPTGGCPPIRVPYWGGVWGSMAASKLSFAPSKGKTTLLKAHREPGAEHPPQHRRAALRARGGGRRQPQRCRRCSRPTPNGSGCWRRRIGLQALLERGEDAAAERLEKVYEELRAIGAPRRRPKPRRILAGLGFNPEMQNRATRKFSGGWRMRVSLARALFMEPTLLMLDEPTNHLDLNAVIWLNK, from the exons ATGAGGCCGAAGGCTCCGATGAGGATACAAGGCCCAAAGGCAGGAAG aACAAGTTCACAGCCCTGcgggatgaggatgaggaagaTGAGGCCGAAGAGCCCAGAAGGGCAACGAACCC cccgaggaggaggaggaggggaggaaggcagagcccGACGCCCGCGTCAgcaagaaggagaagaagagaTGAAGAAGCAG ATGGAGTACGAGCGCCAGGTCGCCACCATCAaggcagcggcagcggcgggcGAGGAGGACTTCTCCGTGTCCCAGGCCGAGCTCTCCTCGCGCCAGGCCATGCTGGAGAACGCCTCCGACATCAAG CTGGAGAAGTTCAGCATCTCCGCCCATGGCAAGGAGCTTTACGTCAACGCCGACCTCTACATCGTGGCCGGGCGCCGCTACGGCCTCGTGGGACCAACGGGTGGGTGCCCCCCAATTAGGGTGCCCTATTGGGGGGGGGTATGGGGGTCAATGGCAGCCTCGAAGCTCTCCTTTGCCCCCAGCAAAGGGAAGACGACGCTGCTGAAAGCACATCGCGAACCGGGCGCTGAGCATCCCCCCCAACATCGACGTGCTGCTCTGCGAGCAAG AGGTGGTGGCCGACGACAACCCCAGCGGTGcaggcggtgctcaaggccgaCACCAAACGGCTCcggctgctggaggaggagaatcGGGCTGCAGGCGCTGCTGGAGCGTGGGGAGGACGCGGCCGCCGAGCGCCTCGAGAAG GTGTATGAGGAGCTGCGAGCCATCGGCGCGCCGCGGCGGAGGCCAAAGCCCCGGCGCATCCTGGCCGGGCTGGGCTTCAACCCGGAGATGCAGAACAGAGCCACCAGGAAGTTCTCCGGGGGGTGGCGGATGCGGGTGTCCCTGGCCCG cgcCTTGTTCATGGAGCCGACGCTGCTGATGCTGGATGAGCCCACCAACCACCTGGACCTCAACGCTGTCATCTGGCTCAATAAGTGA
- the LOC136006798 gene encoding circumsporozoite protein-like, which produces MPKGARAGGGQAGGMAGGRRGPGPAGQEGPEGPARQEVVLRGAGGGRESGARRAPPGPGQGGAAPAGFPEEKGAEERAAAAGSRAGARGAGAEPAPAGAGGC; this is translated from the exons ATGCCGAAGGGAGCGCGGGCCGGCGGCGGCCAAGCAGGAGGAATGGCGGGGGGACGGCGAGGGCCCGG aCCAGCCGGTCAAGAAGGGCCGGAAGGACCGGCGAGGCAAGAAGTCG TTCTTCgaggagctggtggaggacGAGAAAGCGGCGCCCGCCgagccccccccggccccggaCAAGGAGGCGCCGCCCCAGCAG GCTTCCCGGAGGAAAAAGGAGCGGAGGAAAGAGCGGCGGCGGCCGGGAGCCGAGCCGGAGCCcgaggagctggagctgagccGGCGCCTGCAGGAGCTGGCGGCTGCTGa
- the GNL1 gene encoding LOW QUALITY PROTEIN: guanine nucleotide-binding protein-like 1 (The sequence of the model RefSeq protein was modified relative to this genomic sequence to represent the inferred CDS: deleted 6 bases in 4 codons), with protein sequence MPRKRPFSAKRKKQQLRDRRERRRGDTPAPAGSGPGSRSGSRDEGSDAAAADAGDPVPPPRRHDPGRFRLQLGGPRAEALARRRRRAQEELLEPLPESALELDPDLIYGPGLDFPRRPPWSFAMSPEELRAREEAAFGAFLSALQENQRPTEGGTEGEDDGGDVAPFEHNLETWRQLWRVLEMSDVILLITDARHPALNVPPALATHITRELGKGLILILNKVDLTSPAVATAWSHLLRRRFPTARVVPFTSAPRRGPTPGLQRRQRRGGGWSRAVGPRQLLEACESIVGGEVDLSSWRARLDRAEAAAARGEEEEDEEQQEEVGDAEEEEEDGDEEGAMGAPRQWERYRHGVLTLGCVGLPNAGKSSVLNALVGRSAVSVSRAPGRTRYFQTHFLTPRVRLCDCPGLVFPSRAPPALQVLAGVYPISQLQEPYSAVGYLASRIPLPPLLQLRPPSSAGGWTAWDICEAWAEKRGYKTAKAARNDVYRAANSILRLAAEGRLRLCLRPPGYAAQKDLWEQHPETAALAALQERGDPGVQGSAPPEEGSSSEEEECDSEEGAEPGEATPPTSTAANPFALLGEDEC encoded by the exons ATGCCCCGCAAGCGGCCGTTCAGCGccaagaggaagaagcagcagctccgcGACCGGCGGGAACGGAGGCGGGGCG ACACCCCGGCCCCAGCGGGCTCGGGCCCGGGCAGCCGCAGCGGGAGCCGAGATGAG GGCAGCGATGCGGCCGCCGCTGACGCAGGGGATCCGGTTCCCCCCCCGCGCCGCCACGACCCCGGCAGGTTCCGGTTGCAGCTGGGGGGGCCGCGGGCAGAGGCCctggcgcggcggcggcggcgggcgcaggaggagctgctggagccgcTGCCCGAGAGCGCCCTGGAGCTGGACCCCGACCTCATCTACGGGCCCG GCCTGGACTTCCCCCGGCGGCCGCCCTGGAGCTTCGCCATGAGCCCCGAGGAGCTGCGCGCGCGGGAG GAAGCGGCTTTCGGGGCCTTCCTGAGCGCCCTGCAGGAGAACCAGCGCCCCACGGAGGGGGGCACCGAGGGTGAAGATGATGGAGGGGACGTGGCCCCCTTTGAGCACAACCTGGAG ACGTGGCGGCAGCTGTGGCGGGTGCTGGAGATGTCCGATGTCATCCTGCTCATCACTGACGCCCGGCACCCA GCTCTGAACGTGCCCCCCGCGCTGGCCACCCACATCACGCGGGAGCTGGGCAAGGggctcatcctcatcctcaacAAAGTGGACCTCACCTCCCCGGCCGTGGCCACCGCCTGGAGCCACCTCCTGCGCCGCCGCTTCCCCACCGCCCGCGTCGTCCCCTTCACCTCCGCCCCCCGGCGGGGCCCCACGCCCG GGCTGCAGCggaggcagaggaggggaggaggctgGAGCCGGGCTGTGGGACCCCGGCAGCTGCTGGAGGCCTGTGAGAGCATCGTGGGGGGAGAAG TGGACCTGAGCAGCTGGCGAGCGCGGCTGGACCGGGCGGAAGCGGCGGCAGCacgaggggaggaggaggaggatgaagagcagcaggaagaggtgGGAGATGcc gaggaagaggaggaggacgGCGACGAGGAAGGAGCCATGGGGGCCCCTCGGCAGTGGGAGCGCTACCGGCACGGGGTCCTCACCTTGGGCTGCGTCG GGCTGCCCAACGCAGGGAAGTCGTCGGTGCTGAACGCCCTGGTGGGCCGCAGCGCCGTGAGCGTGTCGCGGGCCCCCGGCCGCACCCGCTACTTCCAGACCCATTTCCTCACCCCCCGCGTCCGCCTCTGCGACTGCCCCGGCCTCGTCTTCCCCTCCCGGGCCCCCCCGGCTCTGCAG GTGCTGGCTGGTGTCTACCCCATCTCCCAGCTGCAGGAGCCCTACTCGGCTGTGGGGTACTTGGCCTCTCGCATCCCACTGCCGCCTCTCCTCCAGCTGCGGCCCCCCAGTTCTGCAGGAGGTTGGACAGCCTGGGACATCTGTGAAG CATGGGCAGAGAAACGAGGTTACAAGACAGCGAAGGCAGCTCGGAACGACGTG TACCGggcagccaacagcatcctaAGGCTGGCAGCTGAGGGGCGACTCCGGCTCTGCCTGCGACCCCCTGGCTACGCTGCCCAGAAGG acctgTGGGAGCAGCACCCGGAGACGGCGGCGCTGGCGGCGCTGCAGGAGCGGGGGGACCCGGGGGTCCAGGGCTCGGCCCCCCCTGAGGAGGGCTCAAGctcggaggaggaggagtgtgACAGCGAGGAGGGGGCGGAGCCTGGGGAGGCCACGcctcccaccagcacagcagccaaTCCCTTCGCTCTGCTGGGAGAGGATGAGTGTTAG
- the RPP21 gene encoding ribonuclease P protein subunit p21 isoform X1, whose amino-acid sequence MAAAVKDREVLQRLSFLFQAAHWVLPHSPALARFYCSIQRGTARRLVLRLAPSVKRGRVPPLLLAAAARRWGLPAPARPGAAPHGSALPELRPPPALPLRGATPPGAGHAPRRPARKPTWQQSGAVSTDWSLQPPLTNQKTPVAEINLPLFHIWYQLHNTGRA is encoded by the exons ATGGCGGCGGCGGTGAAGGACCGCGAGGTGCTGCAGCGGCTCAGCTTCCTGTTCCAG gccgccCATTGGGTGCTCCCGCACAGCCCTGCGCTCGCCCGCTTCTACTGCAGCATCCAGCGAGGGACCGCGCGTCGCCTCGTCCTGCGCCT GGCCCCCTCGGTGAAGCGCGGCCGTGTGCCGCCGCTGCTGCTCGCTGCTGCTGCCCGGCGCTGGGGGCTGCCTGCGCCTGCGAG GCCGGGGGCAGCCCCGCACGGTTCTGCGCTGCCGGAGCTGCGGCCGCCACCGGCGCTACCTCTGCGCGGAGCCACGCCCCCTGGAGCAGGCCACGCCCCC AGGAGACCAGCAAGAAAGCCTACCTGGCAACAGAGCGGCGCCGTGAGCACGGATtggtccctgcagccccctcTGACCAATCAGAAAACACCGGTTGCAGAAATAAACCTCCCTTTATTCCATATATGGTATCAGCTTCACAACACGGGGCGGGCCTAA
- the RPP21 gene encoding ribonuclease P protein subunit p21 isoform X2, with protein MAAAVKDREVLQRLSFLFQAAHWVLPHSPALARFYCSIQRGTARRLVLRLAPSVKRGRVPPLLLAAAARRWGLPAPARRPARKPTWQQSGAVSTDWSLQPPLTNQKTPVAEINLPLFHIWYQLHNTGRA; from the exons ATGGCGGCGGCGGTGAAGGACCGCGAGGTGCTGCAGCGGCTCAGCTTCCTGTTCCAG gccgccCATTGGGTGCTCCCGCACAGCCCTGCGCTCGCCCGCTTCTACTGCAGCATCCAGCGAGGGACCGCGCGTCGCCTCGTCCTGCGCCT GGCCCCCTCGGTGAAGCGCGGCCGTGTGCCGCCGCTGCTGCTCGCTGCTGCTGCCCGGCGCTGGGGGCTGCCTGCGCCTGCGAG GAGACCAGCAAGAAAGCCTACCTGGCAACAGAGCGGCGCCGTGAGCACGGATtggtccctgcagccccctcTGACCAATCAGAAAACACCGGTTGCAGAAATAAACCTCCCTTTATTCCATATATGGTATCAGCTTCACAACACGGGGCGGGCCTAA
- the TRIM39 gene encoding LOW QUALITY PROTEIN: E3 ubiquitin-protein ligase TRIM39 (The sequence of the model RefSeq protein was modified relative to this genomic sequence to represent the inferred CDS: inserted 1 base in 1 codon; deleted 2 bases in 2 codons), with protein MSCSDPLETLRVEASCSVCLEYLRDPVLLECGHNFCRACITRWWAELARDFPCPVCRKTSRRRALRPNRQLGNMVEAARQLRGTGTKRKAPDAARCQTHGQALARFCRDDQAPVCLLCQISHAHRAHVLVPLEAAAREYKEKLQRCLEPLEQKLEALSGCRAREEQKPAQLKRLVSGRRDRIAQEFEELRALLAQEERLLLRRLEDEEQEILERLQANLERLEEQHRGLAALVSQLQEKCLQPGAEMLRDIKDTLARCEAAAAPVDDPVSIPIELEKNFGSFPRQYFTLRKLTRHLLGEVTLDPDTAHPNLVLSEDRKSVRFVEVGPRDVPDSPRRFTIYPCVLAAQGFTSGRHYWXVEVGDKTHWALGVCKDSVSRKGELTPLPEAGYWRVRLWNGDKYAATTTPFTPLTLRVKPKRIGVFLDYEAGKVAFYNVTDRSHIYTFTATFTEKVWPLFYPGIRAGRKNAAPLVIRSPTDWE; from the exons ATGTCCTGCTCCGACCCCTTGGAGACGCTGCGGGTGGAAGCCAGCTGCTCCGTGTGCCTGGAATACCTGCGGGACCCCGTCCTCCTCGAGTGCGGCCACAACTTCTGCCGCGCCTGCATCACGCGCTGGTGGGCAGAGCTGGCGCGGGACTTCCCCTGCCCCGTCTGCCGCAAGACCTCCCGGCGCCGCGCCCTCCGCCCCAACCGCCAGCTCGGCAACATGGTGGAGGCGGCGCGGCAGCTCCGCGGCACCGGCACCAAGCGCAAGGCCCCCGAC GCGGCCCGCTGCCAGACCCACGGCCAGGCCCTGGCGCGCTTCTGCCGCGACGACCAAGCCCCCGTCTGCCTCCTCTGCCAGATCTCCCACGCGCACCGGGCCCACGTCCTCGTGCCCCTCGAGGCGGCCGCCAGGGAGTACAAG GAGAAGCTGCAGCGCTGCCTGGAGCCGCTGGAGCAGAAGCTGGAAGCGCTGAGCGGCTGCCGCGCGCGCGAGGAGCAGAAGCCGGCCCAGCTGAAG AGGTTGGTGTCCGGGCGGCGGGACCGCATCGCGCAGGAGTTCGAGGAGCTGCGGGCGCTGCTGGCGCAGGAGGAGCGGCTGCTGCTGCGGCGCCTGGAGGACGAGGAGCAGGAGATCCTGGAGCGGCTCCAGGCCAACCTGGAGCGCCTGGAAGAGCAGCACCGCGGCCTCGCCGCCCTCGtatcccagctccaggagaAGTGCCTGCAGCCGGGAGCCGAGATGCTCCGG GACATCAAGGACACTCTGGCCAG GTGCGAGGCAGCGGCGGCTCCCGTGGATGATCCCGTTTCCATTCCCATCGAGCTGGAGAAGAACTTCGGCAGCTTTCCGCGGCAGTACTTCACCCTGCGCAAGCTCACGCGGCACCTCCTCG GGGAGGTGACGCTGGATCCCGACACGGCTCATCCCAACCTGGTGTTATCCGAGGACCGGAAAAGCGTCCGCTTTGTGGAAGTGGGGCCGCGGGATGTGCCCGATTCCCCGCGGCGCTTCACCATCTACCCCTGCGTGCTGGCGGCGCAGGGCTTCACCTCCGGCAGGCACTACT AAGTGGAAGTCGGGGATAAAACCCATTGGGCTTTGGGAGTGTGCAAGGATTCGGTGAGCAGGAAAGGGGAATTGACCCCCTTG CCCGAAGCGGGATACTGGCGCGTCCGGCTCTGGAATGGGGACAAGTACGCGGCCACCACCACCCCCTTCACGCCGTTGACGCTGCGGGTGAAGCCGAAACGCATTGGGGTCTTCTTGGATTACGAGGCTGGAAAAGTGGCCTTCTACAACGTGACCGATCGCTCCCACATCTACACCTTCACCGCCACCTTCACCGAGAAGGTCTGGCCCCTCTTCTATCCCGGGATCCGCGCCGGCAGGAAGAACGCGGCTCCGCTCGTCATCCGCTCGCCCACGGACTGGGAATGA